The Mycolicibacterium monacense genome contains the following window.
CGGCTGCTCGCACTGGGCGCCCGCCGCGTCGACATCGGGCAGGGCGAGCAGAGCTGGGTGGTGCTGGCCGACCCCGAGGGCAACGAGTTCTGCGTGCTCGCTGCGCAGAGCTGAAGCGCCGTCAGCCGGCGGCCAGCGCGTCGATCGCCGCCTGCAGCCGTTTGGTGACGTCTTCGGCGATCGGCTGCAGCTGCGGTTCGCCGGTGACGTCCACGAGCAGCTGTGGGTTCATCGCCTCGACCAGCGTGGTCTGCGGGTCGTCGGGATCGCTGCGCACCACCACGTTGCACGGCAGGAGCAGGCCGATCTGCCGGTCGACGCCGATCGCACGGTGGGCCAGCGGGGGATTGCAGGCGCCGAGGATCAGGTAGTTCTCCATGTCCTCGTCGAGCTTGGCCTTCAGCGTCGACTTGACGTCGATCTCGGTCAACACACCGAAACCCTGTTCCGACAACGCTTCCCGCGTGCGGGTCACCGCGTCGTCGAAGTTCGTCTTCAGGCTGGTGGACAATGCGATACTCATCTACGACTCCTTTGTCGTCCTTTGTCGATGTATCAGGCCAGTGCGAGGAACAACTTCTCGAGCTCGGCGACCGACATCGGGTCTCTCCCGTCGGCACCCTCACCCGCAACGCATTCCCGCAATCCGGTGGCCACAATCTTGAATCCGGCGCGGTCGAGTGCGCGAGACACCGCCGCGAGTTGTGTCACGACGTCCTTGCAGTCGCGGCCCTGCTCGATCATCGAGATCACGCCGCCGAGTTGGCCCTGGGCCCGGCGGAGCCGATTGAGGACCGCGTCGATGGCTTCTTGGTCGCCGACCATGGCTGTTCCTTTCGTTCCGTCGCTCCATGTTACCGGTGGGGGTATACGTCCAGGTCAGCGCACCGCCGGCGGGACGGCGACCGCGGATAGCGCGGACCGGGCCCGGAATAAATACCCTATGGGGTATTGTAGAACATACCGATCGGGGTATCCATGGGCGAACGCTGCAGGATGCCCCGGCGACCAGTCCGACCAGAGAAGGAGAGGCAGATGTGTTACGCCGTCACGTGCCCGTCCTGCGGCAAGACCACGTGGGACGGTTGCGGCCAGCACGTCGACGACGTGATGCGGTCGGTTCCGACCGCGGACCGTTGTCGCTGTGAGCGAGTGACCGAAACCCCACGCCGGACCGCCGGCCGGTTCTGGCGCCGGTGATCGGGTAGAGGGAGTCATATGGCGGTGGCGATAGGCCTGGGCCTCGGTGCGCTGATCGGCGTTCTGCTGGGGCTGCTCGGCGGCGGCGGTTCGATCCTCGCCGTTCCGGCGCTGGTCTACGGGATGGGCCTCGGGATCGAACAGGCCATCCCCATCTCGCTCATCGTCGTCGCCACCGCCTCCGCAGTCGGGGCGTTGCCGAAAATCCGTGCCGGACAGGTGCAGTGGCGGCTCGCCGGCATCTTCGCGGCGGCGGGCATCCCGGCGACCGTCGCGGGCAGCGCGATCAGCAGGCATCTACCGCAGCCGGCGCTGATGATCGGATTCGCGGCGGTGATGGTGTTCGCCGGGATCCGCATGCTCACCGACCAGGAGAACACCGGCACGGCATGCGAGGTCGAAGCCGGCCGGGTCAACTGGCGCCGCTGCGCACCCCGGTCGATCGGCGCCGGCCTGCTGGTCGGACTGTTGACCGGCCTGTTCGGCGTCGGTGGCGGGTTCCTCATCATCCCCGCGCTCGTGGTGGTGCTCGGCGTCGAGATGTCAGTCGCCGTCGGCACATCGCTGCTGATCATCACCGCCAACTCCGTCGCCGGCATCTTCTCGCATCTCGGCGCCATCACCGTCGACTGGACGGTCATCGCTGTGTTCGTCGCCGCCGCGATGGCGGCGTCGCTGGTGGCCGGACATCTCGGCACCAAGGTCGACACCACCCGATTGCAGCGGTGGTTCGCCTACCTCGTATTCGCCGTTGCCGCATACGTAATCGTCGACACCGTCTTCCTACAGTGACGTAGAAAGGGAAATCACATGCACGTCTCCATCATCGAAACCTCCGGCCTCGGGGATCGCAGCTACCTGATCAGCGACCGCGACACCGCCGTCGTCGTCGATCCGCAGCGCGACATCGACCGGGTACTCGCACTCGCCGACGAGCGCCAGGCGCGGATCACCCATGTGTTGGAGACCCACCTGCACAACGACTATGTGACCGGGGGCCTGGAGCTCTCCCGCACGGTCGGTGCCGAATACGTGGTGCCCGCGGGCGACGACGTCGGTTACCCCAGGCGCGCCGTCACCGAAGGTGACGTCATCGATGCCGGGCCGATCCGGTTGGAGGTCCTCCACACACCGGGGCACACCCACCACCACGTGAGCTATGTGCTGAGCGACGACACCGGAACGGTCCACGGCGTCTTCACCGGAGGCTCGATGTTGTTCGGCACCACCGGACGCACCGATCTCGTCGGGCCCGACGACACCGAGAAGCTCACGCACGCGCAATACCACTCGGTGCGCAAGATCGCCGACCGGCTGCCCGCCGACACGGTCGTCTACCCGACCCATGGATTCGGCAGTTTCTGCTCGGCGACACCGGCTTCCGGCGACGCGTCGACCATCGGCGAACAGTGGCAGGCGAATCCGGCGCTCACCAAGGACGAACAGAGCTTCGTCGACGAACTGCTCGCCGGACTGGAGGCGTACCCCGCCTACTACGCGCACATGGGCGTGATCAACCGCGAAGGCCCTGCACCGGTGGACCTCACACCGCCCGCACCGGTCGATCCGGCCGAACTACGCCGCCGGATCGAGGCCGGTGAGTGGGTGGTCGATCTGCGCAACCGCACCGCGTTCGCCGCAGGACATCTGCAGGGGACGCTGGGTTTCGAGCTGTCCGGATCGTTCGTCAGCTACTTCGGCTGGCTCTACGAGTGGGGCGCCCCGGTGACGCTGATCGGGGAGTCGCAGGACCAGATCGCCGACGCCAAACGGGAACTGGTGCGCATCGGGGTGGACCGCCTGACCGGTTCGGCCACCGGCGACATCGACGAACTGCGCGACGGGGCCGAGGTCGGCAGCTATGCAGTGTCCGACTTCGCCGGTCTGGCAGAGCATCTGGACGATGACACGGTGGCGGTACTCGACGTGCGGCAGCACGGCGAATACGAGGAAGACCACGTCCGGGGCGCGGTCAACATCCCGCTGCACGAACTCCCGCAACGGCTGGACGAGGTTCCCGCGGGAACGATCTGGGTGCACTGCGCCTCGGGTTACCGGTCGTCCATCGCGGCGTCGTACCTCGACCGCGCCGGCCACGATGTCGTGCTGATCGACGACGACTTCGGCAACGCCGGTCAGTTGCCGCTCAGTTCGCGTGCAGCGCCTCGTTGAGCGTGACACCGGTGCCGTCGCGCCGGACCACTTCGACGGCACCGGAGACGGAGTTACGGCGGAACAGCAGGTTGTTTGCACCGGAGAGGTCACGCGCCTTCACCGTCTGCCCGTCTGACGTCTGCACCTTGGTGCCCGCGGTGACGTACAGCCCCGCCTCCACCACGCAGTCGTCACCCAGCGAGATGCCCAGCCCGGCGTTCGCGCCGAGCAGGCAGCGCTTGCCGACGGAGATGACCTCTTTGCCGCCCCCGGACAGGGTGCCCATGATCGACGCGCCGCCACCGACGTCGGATCCGTCGTCGACCACCACGCCCGCCGAGATCCGGCCCTCCACCATCGACGAGCCCAACGTGCCCGCGTTGTAGTTCACGAAACCCTCGTGCATCACCGTCGTCCCCGGCGCGAGGTGCGCACCCAGGCGCACCCGGTCGGCGTCGGCGATCCGCACACCGGTCGGCGTCACGTAGTCGACCATCCGCGGGAACTTGTCGATCCCGAACACGGTCACGGTCCCGCGGCGCCGCAACCGGGCGCGCACGGTCTCGAAGCCCTCGACCGCACACGGCCCGAAGTTGGTCCACACCACGTTGGCCAGCACCCCGAAGACGCCGTCCAGGTTGGCGCCGCGCGGCTGGATCAGCCGGTGGGACAGCAGGTGCAACCGCAGGTAGGCGTCATAGCCGTCGGCCGGCTTGTCCTCCAGCGAGGAGATGACCGTGCGCACGACGACGATGTCGACGTCGCGGTCCTCGTCGCGGCCGGTGAGCTCACCGAGTTCGGCCGGAACCTCGGCGACCGACAGGCGGACGGTCCCGGACTCGCCGAGGTCGGCGCCCAGTTCGGGCGCCGGGTACCAGGTGTCGAGGACGGTTCCGTCGGCGGCGATGGTGGCCAGGCCGATTCCTGCAGCAGAAGTCACGGAGCTAGAGATTACCGTTGACCTCATGGCCCCATCATCGGCTCTTCGCGCAAGCGGCTCATCGCTGGATCTCCGTGGTGACCCGGTCGAGCTGACGGCCGCACTCGTCGACATCCCCAGCGAGTCGCGCCACGAGCAGCGCATCGCCGACGAGATCGAGGCCGCACTGCGCGAACAGACAGACGGTTTCGAGATCATCCGCAACGGCGACGCGGTGCTGGCCCGCACCAACCGGGGGCTCCCGTCACGCGTGCTGCTGGCCGGGCACATCGACACCGTGCCCGCCGCCGACAACGTCCCCAGCCGCCGGGTCGGTGACGAGCTGCACGGCTGCGGCACCTCCGACATGAAGTCCGGGGACGCGGTGTTCCTGCACCTCGCCGCCACTGTCGCCGACCCCGCACACGACCTCACGCTGGTGATGTACGACTGCGAAGAGATCGAGGCGTCGGCCAACGGGCTCGGCCGCATCGAACGCGAACTGCCCGAGTGGCTGCAGGCCGACGTCGCGATCCTCGGCGAACCGTCCGGCGGTTTCATCGAGGCCGGCTGCCAGGGCACGCTGCGAGTCGTGGTGAGCGCCACCGGAACCCGGGCGCACTCCGCGCGATCCTGGTTGGGCGACAACGCCATTCACAAACTCGGCGCGGTCCTCGACCGGTTGGCCGCCTACCAGGCCCGCAGCATCGACATCGACGGCTGCGTCTACCGCGAGGGACTCTCCGCGGTGCGCATCGACGGCGGCATCGCGGGCAACGTGATCCCCGACGCCGCCTCGGTCACCGTCAACTTTCGCTTCGCCCCCGACCGCACCGTCGACCAGGCGCTGGCCCACGTCCACGAGGTCCTCGACGGACTCGACGTCACCGTCGAGCAGACCGACGCCGCCGCCGGAGCCCTGCCGGGGCTGACCAGGCCGGCGGCCGCGGCGCTGGTCGAGGCCGCCGGCGGAC
Protein-coding sequences here:
- the dapD gene encoding 2,3,4,5-tetrahydropyridine-2,6-dicarboxylate N-succinyltransferase, which encodes MTSAAGIGLATIAADGTVLDTWYPAPELGADLGESGTVRLSVAEVPAELGELTGRDEDRDVDIVVVRTVISSLEDKPADGYDAYLRLHLLSHRLIQPRGANLDGVFGVLANVVWTNFGPCAVEGFETVRARLRRRGTVTVFGIDKFPRMVDYVTPTGVRIADADRVRLGAHLAPGTTVMHEGFVNYNAGTLGSSMVEGRISAGVVVDDGSDVGGGASIMGTLSGGGKEVISVGKRCLLGANAGLGISLGDDCVVEAGLYVTAGTKVQTSDGQTVKARDLSGANNLLFRRNSVSGAVEVVRRDGTGVTLNEALHAN
- a CDS encoding MBL fold metallo-hydrolase, whose amino-acid sequence is MHVSIIETSGLGDRSYLISDRDTAVVVDPQRDIDRVLALADERQARITHVLETHLHNDYVTGGLELSRTVGAEYVVPAGDDVGYPRRAVTEGDVIDAGPIRLEVLHTPGHTHHHVSYVLSDDTGTVHGVFTGGSMLFGTTGRTDLVGPDDTEKLTHAQYHSVRKIADRLPADTVVYPTHGFGSFCSATPASGDASTIGEQWQANPALTKDEQSFVDELLAGLEAYPAYYAHMGVINREGPAPVDLTPPAPVDPAELRRRIEAGEWVVDLRNRTAFAAGHLQGTLGFELSGSFVSYFGWLYEWGAPVTLIGESQDQIADAKRELVRIGVDRLTGSATGDIDELRDGAEVGSYAVSDFAGLAEHLDDDTVAVLDVRQHGEYEEDHVRGAVNIPLHELPQRLDEVPAGTIWVHCASGYRSSIAASYLDRAGHDVVLIDDDFGNAGQLPLSSRAAPR
- a CDS encoding sulfite exporter TauE/SafE family protein, coding for MAVAIGLGLGALIGVLLGLLGGGGSILAVPALVYGMGLGIEQAIPISLIVVATASAVGALPKIRAGQVQWRLAGIFAAAGIPATVAGSAISRHLPQPALMIGFAAVMVFAGIRMLTDQENTGTACEVEAGRVNWRRCAPRSIGAGLLVGLLTGLFGVGGGFLIIPALVVVLGVEMSVAVGTSLLIITANSVAGIFSHLGAITVDWTVIAVFVAAAMAASLVAGHLGTKVDTTRLQRWFAYLVFAVAAYVIVDTVFLQ
- a CDS encoding DUF302 domain-containing protein, producing MSIALSTSLKTNFDDAVTRTREALSEQGFGVLTEIDVKSTLKAKLDEDMENYLILGACNPPLAHRAIGVDRQIGLLLPCNVVVRSDPDDPQTTLVEAMNPQLLVDVTGEPQLQPIAEDVTKRLQAAIDALAAG
- a CDS encoding metal-sensitive transcriptional regulator, whose amino-acid sequence is MVGDQEAIDAVLNRLRRAQGQLGGVISMIEQGRDCKDVVTQLAAVSRALDRAGFKIVATGLRECVAGEGADGRDPMSVAELEKLFLALA
- the dapE gene encoding succinyl-diaminopimelate desuccinylase gives rise to the protein MAPSSALRASGSSLDLRGDPVELTAALVDIPSESRHEQRIADEIEAALREQTDGFEIIRNGDAVLARTNRGLPSRVLLAGHIDTVPAADNVPSRRVGDELHGCGTSDMKSGDAVFLHLAATVADPAHDLTLVMYDCEEIEASANGLGRIERELPEWLQADVAILGEPSGGFIEAGCQGTLRVVVSATGTRAHSARSWLGDNAIHKLGAVLDRLAAYQARSIDIDGCVYREGLSAVRIDGGIAGNVIPDAASVTVNFRFAPDRTVDQALAHVHEVLDGLDVTVEQTDAAAGALPGLTRPAAAALVEAAGGQARAKYGWTDVARFAALGIPAVNYGPGDPNLAHRADERVDVGQITATTEVLRRYLTA